One Cryptomeria japonica chromosome 9, Sugi_1.0, whole genome shotgun sequence genomic window carries:
- the LOC131855779 gene encoding uncharacterized protein LOC131855779, with translation MFWEIDRDVLLFHSYSFTLNNPTRKQNLKKDHSGEDFTAECLTKLQLQISLVCQSTNQSAGIVELTYTSDIQHTRNTYRDLCSYINRYGASSDYLVNCGKRDSLICKTMQMERFDSTLPSAPPANMEVLYAGRHKHRLYLSEGLIRYRCNGCKAYGANTGYKCHLCGNVTFHISCID, from the exons ATGTTTTGGGAAATCGACAGAGATGTTCTTCTGTTCCATTCTTACTCCTTTACACTGAATAACCCAACGAGGAAACAAAACCTGAAGAAAGATCATTCAGGTGAAGATTTTACTGCAGAGTGCCTGACCAAGCTGcaattgcagatatctttagtaTGTCAGAGTACTAACCAGTCAGCAGGGATTGTGGAGCTTACATATACATCAGATATTCAGCACACAAGAAATACTTACAGAGATCTCTGTAGCTATATCAATCGTTACGGAGCTTCTTCTGATTATCTTGTTAACTGTGGCAAAAG AGACAGTTTGATCTGTAAAACCATGCAAATGGAACGATTTGATTCCACTCTACCCTCAGCACCTCCAGCaaatatggaagttttgtatgcAGGGCGTCATAAACACCGGCTCTATTTGTCGGAAGGTTTGATACGTTACAGATGCAACGGGTGTAAAGCATATGGAGCTAATACAGGGTATAAATGTCATTTATGTGGGAATGTCACGTTCCACATATCATGTATTGACTAA